The segment CTTCGTCGATATCTTCACGTTTGATCAGGCCAGCCACGTCACCATCCTAGTCGCTCAGGCGGGCAGCCCCTGAGCGGGCCGACAACTCGACGGGGCCTACCAGAGCGACGGCAGGCTACCCACCAGGCGTTCGTACATCGCCAGCGCCGAAGCGTCCGTCAGGGACGCCACCTGATCGATGACGACGCGAAGCCGGGCTCCGTCGTCGGGGGCGTCCCGCCAGTCTGCAGCGAACATCGGTTCCAGGTGCCGGTCTCCGCTCGCGTTGAGTACGCCCACCAAAGCGTGCAGGACTTCGCGCTGGCGCTCATAGACGGGCTGCCGATGGTCGGTGGAGATCACGAACGTCGTGGCTAGGCCCTTCATGGCGGCGATCTCCGTGGTGGTGTCCTCCGGGACCATGAGTTCAGCGCCGTACCGAGTGAGGTGGTCCGGACCGAAGCGGGCGCGCGTGGTCTCCAAGGCACTCTGGCAGAACCGGCCGATCAGCTGGCTGGTCATGTCCTTCAGCGCAGCCATCGATTTGCGGCTGCCGTCGGCCTCGCGGACCCAGACGCTCGTGGCTTCGAGGCGGGCCAGGGCGGCATCGATTTCGGCGGGATCGTTGTGGGGCAGGTACCACTGCTTGGTGTACCCCACCACGCGGGCCCGGTGATCAGGATTGTCCAGCCATTTCAGCTGGAAGTGGCCTGCAACGATGGCGTCCTCAACGTCGTGGACCGAGTACGAGATATCGTCGGCCAGGTCCATCACCTGGGCCTCTATGCAGGAGCGGTTGCCCGGCGCGCCGTCACGAAGCCAGGCAAACACGGGCAGATCGTCTTCATAGGCACCGAATTTGCTGCTCCGCTGTCCGTGGATGACCGGGGCGTCGACGGCGGACCACGGGTATTTGGACGCGGCGTCGAGGCTCGCACGGGTCAGGTTCAGGCCCGCGGGCCGGCCGTCGGCGGCAAGGACCTTGGGTTCAAGGCGGGTCAGCAGGCGCAAGGTCTGGGCATTGCCCTCGAAGCCGCCGATTCCGTGGGCTACCTCGTTGAGCGCGGATTCCCCGTTGTGGCCGAAAGGCGGGTGGCCAAGATCGTGGCTCAGGCACGCCGTGTCCACAACATCCGGATCGCAACCGAGCGCGCGGCCCAACTCGCGGCCCACCTGGGCCACTTCAAGGCTGTGCGTCAGGCGGGTGCGGACGAAGTCATCGGTGTCCGGCGCGACTACTTGGGTCTTGGCGCCGAGCCGTCGGAGGGCCGACGAATGCAGCACCCTTGCCCGGTCCCTCTCGAAGTCCGAGCGGTAGGTGTTCTTCCGGGGTTCCTGGACCCAGCGTGCCGAGTCGGCCTCCACATAGCCTGGAATGCCCGTTGCGTTTTCGGCCGGGCGTGCTGCAGACATCGCTTCAGTTCCCATGGGTATCTGCCTCCTCCGCTTGCCGTGCCCCGGCGTCTCTTCAGCCAGTGCCTATGCAGCCAGTTTTCCACGACTCTGGCCGTGCGCGTGCACGCGGCGACCCGGGCCGGGCTTTAGCCGCCTGAGACGTCGAGTTCCGCTGCGGCGATATCGCGCGTCTGATCGGCGTCCATCTGCCTGCTGAGCAGCCAGTCCTTGGGCAAGGCCGGCCTCTTGGGGGAACCTGCGCGTCCTCGCGGGCCCTCCGAGTCGACGCCCGGGTACGGCAGGTCCATGTCGAGTTGGTCCAGCAGTTCGCGCAGGACCTCAAGCGTTGGCACGGTGGCCAGTTTGGCGCGCAGTTCCCCGCCCACGACGTAGCCCTTGAAGTACCAGGCCATATGCTTGCGGATCTCGCGCAGCGCCTTGTACTCGTCGTTCCCGAAGGTTTCGATCATGAGCTCGGCGTGCCGGTAGACGCCGTCGGCCACCTCGCGCAAGCCCGGACGGTGGCGCTCGTCGCTTCCTTCAAACGCTGCCTGGAGGTCACCGAAAAGCCACGGGCGGCCTTGGCAGCCACGGCCCACCACGACGCCGTCGATCCCGGTTTCGCGCACCATGCGGACTGCGTCTTCGGCGGACCAGATATCGCCGTTGCCGAGGACGGGGATGTCCGGGAGGGCCTCGCGCAGCCGTGCGATGGCGGACCAGTCGGCCTGGCCGGAGTAGAACTGCGCAGCCGTGCGGCCGTGGAGCGCGACGGCGGCAACGCCGGAATCCCGGGCGATGCGGCCGGCGTCGAGGTACGTGAGGTGGTCCTCGTCAATGCCCTTGCGCATCTTGATGGTCAGCGGGATATCGCCCTTGGAGGCTTCCTTGACGGCGGTCTGGACGATGGAGGTGAAGAGGTCGATCTTCCAGGGGAGGGCGGATCCGCCGCCGCGCCGGGTGACCTTGGGCACGGGACAGCCGAAGTTGAGGTCGATGTGGTCTGCCCGGTCTTCCTCGACGAGCATGCGTACGGCCTGGCCCACGGTGACGGGGTCCACGCCGTACAACTGCACGGAACGGACCTTTTCGTCGTCGTCGTGGGAGATGATGCGCAACGATTCCGGGGTGCGCTCAACCAGGGCACGGGAGGTCACCATTTCCGCGACGTACAGACCGCCGCCGTATTCGCGGCACAGCCGACGGAAGGCCGAGTTGGTGATGCCGGCCATCGGGGCAAGGATCACGGGGGTGTCCACGGTGATCCGTCCGAGCTGCAGCGGGGGCAGTTCGAGCTTGGGCGAAGGGGGCGTTGCTACTACAGTCACCCGTCCATTGTCTCAAAGCGGGGCAAATCGACGGGACCCCTCAAAGACGAGGCGGGGCTCAGAGCAGCCAGCCGTTGTCTTCGGCGATCCGCACAGCCTCGGCACGGGTCCGGCCGCCGGTCTTGGCCATCGCGGCGGACAGGTAGTTCCGCACGGTCCCTTCGGAAAGCATCGCGGACTTCGCGATATCGGCCACCGTTCCGCCGTCGGACGCTGCCTTGAGCACCTCCCCCTCGCGTTCGGTCAACGGACTGTCTCCAGCGGTCAAAGATTCAGCGGCTAGCACGGGATCCACCACCCTGAGCCCCTGGTGGACGCGGCGCACCGCTTCGGCCAGTTGCCGCGCCGGTGTGTCCTTGACGACGAATCCGGAGGCACCGGCCTGCATGGCGCGCTTGAGGTAGCCCGGCCGTCCGAAGGTGGTCACCATGAGGACCCGGCACGACGGCGCGGCCCGCCGCACGGCCGCTGCCGCGCTGATCCCGTCCAGGCCGGGCATCTCGACGTCGAGCATTGCCACATCGGCGGAGTGCTCGACGACGGCGGCCGCCACCCCTGTCCCGTCGCCCAGTTCAGCGACCACCTCGATGTCCGGCTCCAGTCCCAGCAGAGCCGCCAGTGCTCCGCGCACGAGCGCCTGGTCGTCTGCGATCACCAATCGGATGCTCATACCTCCACCGCCAATCTGAACCCTCCCAGGTCACTCGGGCCAATGCTGACCGTTCCCCCGGCGGCACCCACGCGTTCGCGGATCCCGGCCAGCCCGTTCCCGGAGCGGCCCCCGGTGGCCGGGCCGACGCCGTCGTCCTCCACCAGAACGCTCGACGCCGTCAACCGGACGCGGCAGCGCGCGGCACCGGAGTGGCGCACCACGTTGGTGATGCCTTCGCGCAGCACCCAGCCGAAGAGCTCCCGGAGCCGCGCCGGAACCTGCTCCACGGTTCCCGGCAATTCGGCGTCGATCCCGGCCGATTCCAAGGCCGTCCGGGCAACGGCGAGCTC is part of the Arthrobacter ramosus genome and harbors:
- a CDS encoding deoxyguanosinetriphosphate triphosphohydrolase; protein product: MGTEAMSAARPAENATGIPGYVEADSARWVQEPRKNTYRSDFERDRARVLHSSALRRLGAKTQVVAPDTDDFVRTRLTHSLEVAQVGRELGRALGCDPDVVDTACLSHDLGHPPFGHNGESALNEVAHGIGGFEGNAQTLRLLTRLEPKVLAADGRPAGLNLTRASLDAASKYPWSAVDAPVIHGQRSSKFGAYEDDLPVFAWLRDGAPGNRSCIEAQVMDLADDISYSVHDVEDAIVAGHFQLKWLDNPDHRARVVGYTKQWYLPHNDPAEIDAALARLEATSVWVREADGSRKSMAALKDMTSQLIGRFCQSALETTRARFGPDHLTRYGAELMVPEDTTTEIAAMKGLATTFVISTDHRQPVYERQREVLHALVGVLNASGDRHLEPMFAADWRDAPDDGARLRVVIDQVASLTDASALAMYERLVGSLPSLW
- the dusB gene encoding tRNA dihydrouridine synthase DusB, producing MTVVATPPSPKLELPPLQLGRITVDTPVILAPMAGITNSAFRRLCREYGGGLYVAEMVTSRALVERTPESLRIISHDDDEKVRSVQLYGVDPVTVGQAVRMLVEEDRADHIDLNFGCPVPKVTRRGGGSALPWKIDLFTSIVQTAVKEASKGDIPLTIKMRKGIDEDHLTYLDAGRIARDSGVAAVALHGRTAAQFYSGQADWSAIARLREALPDIPVLGNGDIWSAEDAVRMVRETGIDGVVVGRGCQGRPWLFGDLQAAFEGSDERHRPGLREVADGVYRHAELMIETFGNDEYKALREIRKHMAWYFKGYVVGGELRAKLATVPTLEVLRELLDQLDMDLPYPGVDSEGPRGRAGSPKRPALPKDWLLSRQMDADQTRDIAAAELDVSGG
- a CDS encoding response regulator; its protein translation is MSIRLVIADDQALVRGALAALLGLEPDIEVVAELGDGTGVAAAVVEHSADVAMLDVEMPGLDGISAAAAVRRAAPSCRVLMVTTFGRPGYLKRAMQAGASGFVVKDTPARQLAEAVRRVHQGLRVVDPVLAAESLTAGDSPLTEREGEVLKAASDGGTVADIAKSAMLSEGTVRNYLSAAMAKTGGRTRAEAVRIAEDNGWLL